One genomic window of Niveibacterium sp. SC-1 includes the following:
- the purE gene encoding 5-(carboxyamino)imidazole ribonucleotide mutase, with amino-acid sequence MNEQPVVGIVMGSNSDWPTLQAAARLLEEFGVAYEARVVSAHRTPDLMFEYAESARDRGIKAIIAGAGGAAHLPGMLAAKTTVPVLGVPVQSKALSGLDSLYSIVQMPKGIPVATFAIGEAGAANAALFAVAMLANENSRLALMLEAFRAKQTQTVLEMKLDPA; translated from the coding sequence ATGAACGAACAACCCGTAGTCGGCATCGTCATGGGCTCCAATTCCGACTGGCCCACCCTGCAGGCCGCCGCCCGCCTGCTGGAAGAGTTCGGCGTGGCCTATGAGGCCCGCGTGGTCTCCGCCCACCGCACGCCCGACCTGATGTTCGAATACGCGGAATCCGCCCGCGACCGCGGCATCAAGGCGATCATCGCCGGTGCCGGCGGCGCCGCCCACCTGCCCGGCATGCTGGCCGCCAAGACCACCGTGCCGGTGCTTGGCGTTCCGGTGCAGAGCAAGGCGCTCTCCGGCCTGGATTCGCTCTACTCCATCGTGCAGATGCCCAAGGGCATCCCGGTCGCGACCTTCGCCATCGGTGAAGCCGGCGCCGCCAACGCCGCACTCTTCGCCGTGGCGATGCTCGCCAACGAGAACAGCCGCCTCGCCCTCATGCTCGAAGCCTTCCGCGCCAAGCAGACGCAGACCGTGCTCGAGATGAAGCTCGACCCCGCCTGA
- a CDS encoding 5-(carboxyamino)imidazole ribonucleotide synthase → MSPILPPATLGMLGGGQLGRFFVLAAHEMGYKVWVLDPDPNAPAAREADRHLQAAFDDLAALDQLAAGCAAVTTEFENVPASTLEYLAKFLPVHPSADAVAICQNRVAEKTFLASNGIPHAAFAPINSEDDLRKTGDELFPGILKVARFGYDGKGQARVANREEAIAAFQGFGREACVLEQMLTLDYEVSVVLARDQQGKVKCFPTAENQHARGILDVSIAPARSSACQRDSAEEWAERIAEKLAYVGTLGVEFFVSRGELYVNEMAPRPHNSGHYTIDACVTDQFGQQVRALAGLPLGDARAHSAAVMVNLLGDIWYDASQPGPDRHGHYREPDWNALLSIPNLKLHLYGKHHARPGRKMGHFTVLDADPAKALETALAARAAIGIQDEA, encoded by the coding sequence ATGTCTCCGATTCTTCCTCCCGCCACCCTGGGCATGCTGGGCGGCGGCCAGCTCGGCCGCTTCTTCGTACTCGCCGCTCACGAGATGGGCTACAAGGTCTGGGTGCTCGATCCCGATCCCAACGCGCCCGCCGCGCGCGAGGCCGACCGCCACCTTCAGGCCGCCTTCGACGATCTCGCCGCGCTCGACCAGCTCGCGGCCGGCTGCGCGGCAGTCACCACCGAATTCGAGAATGTGCCGGCGAGCACACTGGAATACCTCGCCAAGTTCCTCCCGGTGCACCCCTCCGCCGACGCCGTGGCGATCTGCCAGAACCGCGTCGCGGAGAAGACCTTCCTCGCCAGCAACGGCATCCCGCATGCGGCCTTCGCACCGATCAACAGCGAGGACGACCTGCGCAAGACGGGTGACGAACTGTTCCCCGGCATCCTGAAGGTTGCGCGCTTTGGCTACGACGGCAAGGGCCAGGCCCGCGTCGCCAATCGCGAGGAAGCGATCGCCGCCTTCCAGGGTTTCGGCCGCGAAGCCTGCGTGCTGGAGCAGATGCTCACGCTCGACTACGAGGTCTCGGTCGTGCTCGCGCGTGATCAGCAGGGCAAGGTGAAGTGCTTCCCTACCGCGGAGAACCAGCATGCCCGCGGCATCCTCGACGTTTCCATCGCGCCTGCGCGCAGCTCGGCCTGCCAGCGTGACAGCGCCGAGGAATGGGCCGAGCGCATCGCCGAGAAGCTCGCCTACGTCGGCACGCTGGGCGTGGAGTTCTTCGTCTCGCGCGGCGAGCTCTATGTGAACGAGATGGCGCCGCGCCCGCACAACAGCGGCCACTACACGATCGACGCCTGCGTCACCGACCAGTTCGGCCAGCAGGTCCGCGCGCTCGCCGGCCTGCCCCTGGGCGATGCGCGTGCACATTCGGCCGCGGTGATGGTGAACCTGCTCGGCGACATCTGGTACGACGCCAGCCAGCCCGGCCCGGACAGGCACGGCCACTACCGCGAGCCCGACTGGAATGCGCTGCTCTCAATCCCGAACCTGAAGCTGCATCTGTACGGCAAGCATCACGCCCGCCCCGGCCGCAAGATGGGTCACTTCACCGTACTCGACGCCGATCCGGCCAAGGCGCTGGAGACCGCACTCGCGGCGCGTGCGGCGATCGGCATCCAGGACGAGGCCTGA
- a CDS encoding glycoside hydrolase family 3 N-terminal domain-containing protein — translation MASTPYLDPKQPVEARVEDLLSRMSTEEKVGQMTQLAVQPYIMQATIEGCERGEIGSILCAVGEQARPFMEAALRSRLAIPLLVGIDAIHGHSMWHHATIFPSQLGLSHSWDEKLCEDVARATAVEVAYTGIHWTFSPVLCLPRDLRWGRVNETFGEDNTLIAKLAVAMIRGYQGQDLADPESIAACAKHYVGYGESEGGRDGSESQHSWRTLRSVYLPPFEAAAKAGVATFMSAYHAIDGVPVAFSKRLLDTELRHRYGYEGVMVTDWNIIGRMHTDRRICATLAEGAARAVHAGNDMAMTTPAFYADTLANIVAGRVDIADVDKACRRILTLKFRLGLFENPRLPDETKAAKLSNTRAHRDLALRAARQSLVLLKNRDVLPLDAQRLKSVAVIGPNADDVINTLGDWTLASGQGHGTREMYAQGTTITVLEGLRRLLGDRVQITHSVGCGVPDPAYVFDRNMPRFVTHPTGNGLNESAPEKIARAVRLAEQAEVAVLVLGDRIAYTGEQKSTATLELPGDQQALFDAVLATGTPVIVVLMSGKPLAIPQVAKQADAILLAHSPGMEGGTAIAEALFGLFNPNGKLTLSWPYHVGQCPVRYDQAIGAHQMGYPDLPDANYDPLFAFGFGLSYSRIAFHGLKLARTQIARGESVQAEIVISNRSNTPIDELVQCYLSDRYTSVVWPVKKLKQWQRVSLAPGEQKTVRFELPFESLALCDEEGEWVVEDGEFELLIGNSSRDQDLQRVRFTVG, via the coding sequence ATGGCCAGCACCCCCTACCTCGACCCCAAGCAGCCGGTGGAGGCGCGCGTCGAGGATCTGCTTTCGCGCATGAGCACCGAGGAGAAGGTCGGGCAGATGACCCAGCTCGCGGTCCAGCCCTACATCATGCAGGCCACGATCGAAGGCTGCGAGCGCGGTGAGATCGGCTCCATCCTGTGCGCAGTGGGCGAGCAGGCGCGCCCCTTCATGGAAGCGGCCCTGCGTTCGCGCCTGGCCATTCCGCTGCTGGTCGGGATCGACGCGATCCACGGCCACAGCATGTGGCATCACGCGACCATCTTCCCCAGCCAGCTCGGGCTCTCCCACTCCTGGGACGAGAAGCTGTGCGAGGACGTGGCGCGCGCCACCGCAGTAGAAGTGGCCTACACCGGCATCCACTGGACCTTCAGCCCGGTGCTCTGCCTGCCGCGTGACCTGCGCTGGGGCCGCGTCAATGAAACCTTCGGCGAGGACAACACGCTGATCGCCAAGCTCGCGGTCGCGATGATCCGTGGCTATCAGGGCCAGGACCTGGCCGACCCCGAGTCGATCGCCGCCTGCGCCAAGCACTACGTGGGCTATGGCGAGAGCGAGGGGGGCCGTGACGGCTCCGAGTCCCAGCACTCCTGGCGCACGCTCCGCAGCGTCTATCTGCCGCCCTTCGAGGCTGCCGCCAAGGCGGGCGTGGCGACCTTCATGAGCGCTTACCACGCGATCGACGGCGTGCCGGTGGCCTTCAGCAAGCGCCTGCTCGATACCGAGCTGCGCCACCGCTATGGCTACGAGGGCGTGATGGTGACCGACTGGAACATCATCGGCCGCATGCACACCGACCGCCGCATCTGCGCCACCCTGGCCGAAGGCGCGGCACGCGCCGTGCACGCCGGCAATGACATGGCGATGACCACGCCGGCCTTCTATGCGGACACGCTGGCCAACATCGTCGCCGGTCGTGTGGACATCGCCGATGTGGACAAGGCCTGCCGCCGCATCCTCACGCTCAAGTTCCGCCTGGGCCTCTTCGAGAACCCGCGCCTGCCTGACGAAACCAAGGCCGCGAAGCTCTCCAACACTCGCGCGCATCGCGACCTCGCCCTGCGCGCGGCGCGCCAGTCACTGGTGCTGCTGAAGAACCGCGACGTGCTGCCGTTGGACGCGCAACGGCTCAAGAGCGTGGCCGTGATCGGCCCGAACGCCGACGACGTGATCAATACCCTGGGTGACTGGACGCTGGCCTCCGGCCAGGGCCACGGCACCCGCGAAATGTACGCGCAGGGCACCACCATCACCGTCCTGGAAGGGCTTCGTCGCCTGCTGGGCGATCGGGTACAGATCACGCATTCGGTCGGTTGCGGCGTGCCCGATCCGGCCTACGTTTTCGATCGCAACATGCCGCGCTTCGTCACGCATCCGACCGGCAACGGCCTGAACGAATCGGCGCCGGAGAAGATCGCGCGCGCAGTCCGCCTGGCCGAACAGGCCGAAGTCGCGGTGCTGGTGCTCGGCGACCGCATCGCCTACACCGGCGAGCAGAAGTCGACTGCTACGCTGGAGCTGCCCGGCGACCAGCAGGCGCTCTTCGACGCCGTGCTCGCCACCGGCACGCCGGTGATCGTGGTGCTGATGAGCGGCAAGCCGTTGGCGATCCCGCAGGTCGCGAAGCAAGCCGACGCCATCCTGCTCGCCCACAGCCCCGGCATGGAAGGTGGTACCGCGATCGCCGAGGCCCTCTTCGGCCTGTTCAATCCGAACGGCAAGCTCACGCTTTCCTGGCCGTACCACGTGGGCCAATGCCCGGTGCGCTATGACCAGGCGATCGGCGCGCACCAGATGGGCTACCCCGATCTGCCGGACGCCAATTACGATCCGCTCTTCGCCTTCGGTTTCGGTCTCTCGTACAGCCGCATCGCCTTCCACGGGCTCAAGCTTGCGCGCACGCAGATCGCGCGTGGCGAAAGCGTGCAGGCGGAGATCGTCATCAGCAACCGCAGCAACACGCCGATCGACGAACTGGTGCAGTGCTACCTCTCAGACCGCTACACCTCGGTGGTGTGGCCGGTGAAGAAGCTCAAGCAGTGGCAGCGTGTCTCGCTCGCCCCGGGTGAGCAGAAGACGGTGCGCTTCGAGCTGCCCTTCGAATCGCTGGCGCTGTGCGACGAGGAGGGCGAGTGGGTGGTCGAGGACGGCGAGTTCGAACTGCTGATCGGCAATTCCTCGCGCGACCAGGACCTGCAGCGCGTGCGCTTCACGGTCGGCTGA